One window of the Salvelinus fontinalis isolate EN_2023a chromosome 2, ASM2944872v1, whole genome shotgun sequence genome contains the following:
- the LOC129830120 gene encoding sorting nexin-8-like, with translation MAGELNEGSVPPYYREVYEAIRSKIDERVQVEVFQRLLSRTDLPSAVQGQIAEHVDYTDGFLSKLSLYKALALIALAQQGKQPSPKLLENCIQEFPKPQLGEFKDLQTLRMQPTQESPLTVSQTLGKLLARDTVQVELIPEKKGLFLKHVEYQITSQHFKTSVYRRYSDFDVFHELLLQRLAYRMVPALPPKRMLKGVLTSMSERDFIEGRRRALGRFINLVARHPFFSEDELVKTFLTFNGSDVQVKMRDACKKMGDEFMTNTMATLAKEYLPADIQAQFSSSRELIRNIHNSFHKLRDRAEKMAERSKENATDLLMFGRELSTLGSDGSPIPSLASSQSTWGILRQSLKGLSVEFALLADKGAQQGRREEDDVVEKLNLFLDLLQSYRDLCERHEKGVLHEHQRALQKYGMMKRQMMSATVQPKEQVSVEQLESRIVQQENAIQTMELRNYFSLFCLHQETQLIFTYLPITSHILGAFVNSQVQGHQEMGAVWNDLQQKLGCLFGVDEVQSPPLTPK, from the exons ATGGCAGGCGAGCTCAATGAAG GATCAGTCCCTCCATACTACAGGGAAGTTTATGAGGCCATCCGGAGTAAGATAGATGAACGAGTGCAGGTGGAGGTCTTCCAGAGGTTGCTCAGCAGAACAGATCTTCCCAGTGCTGTGCAGGGCCAG ATTGCTGAGCATGTTGACTACACTGATGGATTCTTAAGCAAGTTGTCCCTATATAAAGCACTGGCGTTGATTGCGCTTGCTCAGCAAGGAAAGCAACCAAGCCCGAAACTCTTAGAGAACTGCATACAAG AGTTCCCTAAGCCCCAACTTGGTGAGTTCAAGGACCTCCAGACTCTGAGGATGCAGCCAACTCAGGAGAGCCCCCTCACGGTGTCCCAGACCCTGGGCAAGCTGCTTGCTAGGGATACAGTCCAGGTGGAGCTAATTCCTGAAAAGAAGGGTCTGTTCCTCAAACACGTGGAGTACCAGATCACCAGCCAG CATTTTAAGACATCTGTTTACCGGCGGTACAGTGATTTCGATGTCTTCCACGAGCTCTTGCTGCAGAGGTTGGCCTACAGAATGGTGCCTGCACTGCCGCCTAAGAGAATGCTGAAAGGAG tcctGACCTCTATGTCTGAGAGGGACTTTATAGAGGGAAGGCGGCGTGCTCTGGGCCGGTTCATCAACCTAGTGGCACGACACCCCTTCTTCTCCGAGGACGAACTGGTCAAGACCTTTCTCACCTTCAACGGCTCG gACGTTCAAGTGAAAATGCGTGATGCTTGCAAGAAAATGGGAGATGAATTCATGACTAATACAATGGCAACTCTGGCAAAG GAATATCTCCCAGCTGATATCCAGGCCCAGTTTTCATCAAGCAGGGAACTGATCAGGAATATCCACAACAGCTTTCACAAGCTGCGGGACCGGGCAGAAAAGATGGCCGAGCGCTCCAAGGAAAACGCCACTGATTTGCTAATGTTTGGAAGGGAGCTCAG TACACTGGGCTCCGATGGTTCACCCATTCCCTCTCTGGCCTCATCCCAAAGCACCTGGGGCATTCTCCGTCAGTCTCTGAAAGGCCTTTCCGTGGAGTTTGCTCTGCTAGCCGACAAAGGTGCTCAGCAG gggaggagagaagaggacgatGTTGTGGAAAAACTGAATCTATTCTTGGATTTGCTGCAATCATACAGA GATCTGTGTGAGCGGCATGAGAAGGGAGTATTGCACGAGCACCAGAGAGCGCTGCAGAAGTACGGTATGATGAAGAGGCAGATGATGAGTGCCACAGTGCAGCCCAAAGAGCAGGTGTCAGTGGAGCAACTGGAGTCTCGCATTGTGCAG CAGGAGAATGCCATTCAGACCATGGAACTGCGGAACTACTTCTCCCTGTTCTGCCTTCACCAGGAGACTCAGCTCATCTTCACATACCTGCCCATCACCTCTCACATCCTGGGAGCCTTCGTCAACTCACAGGTCCAAGGTCACCAAGAG ATGGGTGCAGTGTGGAATGATCTCCAGCAGAAGCTTGGGTGTCTCTTCGGTGTCGATGAAGTGCAATCCCCTCCTCTTACACCCAAGTAG
- the LOC129830127 gene encoding oxidized purine nucleoside triphosphate hydrolase isoform X1 codes for MYRGTMFTNKLLTLVLVVQPGRVLLGMKKRGFGAGKWNGFGGKVQPGETIEEAARRELLEESGLTVDALDKIGNIKFEFIGETELLDVHVFRADNYNGEPTESDEMRPQWFDSDKIPFSQMWVDDILWFPLMLQKKKFLGYFKFQGHDLIIDHKLEEVENL; via the exons ATGTACAGAG GTACAATGTTTACCAACAagctgctgaccctggtgctggtgGTGCAGCCTGGACGGGTGCTGCTGGGCATGAAGAAGAGAGGGTTCGGAGCAGGGAAGTGGAATGGGTTTGGTGGCAAAGTCCAACCTGGGGAGACTATTGAAGAGGCTGCCAGGCG agAACTGCTGGAGGAAAGTGGCCTCACAGTGGATGCACTTGATAAGATTGGAAATATCAAATTTGAATTCATCGGAGAAACGGAGCTGCTTGATGTCCATGTTTTCCGAGCTGACAACTACAACGGGGAGCCAACAGAGTCAGATG AGATGAGGCCGCAGTGGTTCGACTCGGACAAGATACCCTTCAGTCAAATGTGGGTTGACGATATTCTGTGGTTTCCACTGATGCTTCAAAAGAAGAAGTTCTTGGGCTACTTCAAATTTCAGGGTCATGACTTGATCATCGATCACAAGTTGGAGGAGGTAGAAAATCTTTAA
- the LOC129830127 gene encoding oxidized purine nucleoside triphosphate hydrolase isoform X2, with amino-acid sequence MFTNKLLTLVLVVQPGRVLLGMKKRGFGAGKWNGFGGKVQPGETIEEAARRELLEESGLTVDALDKIGNIKFEFIGETELLDVHVFRADNYNGEPTESDEMRPQWFDSDKIPFSQMWVDDILWFPLMLQKKKFLGYFKFQGHDLIIDHKLEEVENL; translated from the exons ATGTTTACCAACAagctgctgaccctggtgctggtgGTGCAGCCTGGACGGGTGCTGCTGGGCATGAAGAAGAGAGGGTTCGGAGCAGGGAAGTGGAATGGGTTTGGTGGCAAAGTCCAACCTGGGGAGACTATTGAAGAGGCTGCCAGGCG agAACTGCTGGAGGAAAGTGGCCTCACAGTGGATGCACTTGATAAGATTGGAAATATCAAATTTGAATTCATCGGAGAAACGGAGCTGCTTGATGTCCATGTTTTCCGAGCTGACAACTACAACGGGGAGCCAACAGAGTCAGATG AGATGAGGCCGCAGTGGTTCGACTCGGACAAGATACCCTTCAGTCAAATGTGGGTTGACGATATTCTGTGGTTTCCACTGATGCTTCAAAAGAAGAAGTTCTTGGGCTACTTCAAATTTCAGGGTCATGACTTGATCATCGATCACAAGTTGGAGGAGGTAGAAAATCTTTAA
- the LOC129830123 gene encoding rRNA methyltransferase 2, mitochondrial-like, translating to MWYSVLQKSYLHTSVHLLKKAAHNLKGKSTADQRWIVRQLNDPFVKAAHVHNYRCRSAFKLLEIDDKYKLLKPGFNVIDCGATPGAWSQIAVHRVNSTGANGEFPRGTVVGVDLLHIAPLDGAHFLSNHDITDPVTHAKLLELLPGAQAHVIMSDMAPNASGFKEMDHEKLITMSLSLIDLAEKVLQTGGSLICKYWDGALAHQLQQKLSAVFRDVRTVKPKASRKESSELFFLARSYRKNRIV from the exons ATGTGGTACTCAGTGTTACAAAAATCATATCTACATACCTCTGTACATCTCTTAAAAAAGGCTGCGCATAATCTGAAAGGAAAGAGTACTGCTGATCAGCGCTGGATAGTTCGGCAGCTTAATGACCCCTTTGTGAAGGCCGCCCATGTGCACAACTACCGGTGTAGAAGCGCCTTCAAACTGCTGGAGATTGATGACAAATACAAACTTTTAAAACCCGGATTCAACGTAATAGATTGTGGTGCGACACCGGGTGCTTGGAGCCAGATAGCTGTTCACAGGGTCAACTCAACTGGGGCTA ATGGAGAATTCCCCCGTGGCACTGTGGTTGGAGTTGACCTTCTGCATATAGCACCTCTAGATGGAGCTCACTTCCTGTCCAATCATGACATCACCGACCCAGTCACACATGCCAAGCTGCTTGAACTTCTCCCTGGTGCCCAGGCTCATGTCATCATGAGTGATATGGCACCCAATGCCAGTGGTTTCAAGGAGATGGACCATGAAAAACTCATCACAATGTCATTGTCATTGATTGACTTGGCTGAGAAGGTGTTGCAGACTGGTGGCTCTCTGATTTGTAAGTATTGGGACGGGGCATTGGCACACCAGCTTCAGCAGAAGCTTTCAGCTGTGTTCCGTGACGTCAGGACAGTCAAACCAAAAGCCAGCCGAAAGGAGTCGTCAGAGTTGTTTTTCCTTGCCCGGTCGTACAGAAAAAATAGAATAGTCTGA